One window of Lawsonibacter asaccharolyticus genomic DNA carries:
- a CDS encoding 2',3'-cyclic-nucleotide 2'-phosphodiesterase — MSVEIYIDDLKPDIQRQVLEELGLETAEDGNYDIIPLFSVERPE; from the coding sequence ATGAGCGTTGAGATCTATATTGATGACTTGAAGCCTGACATTCAAAGACAGGTATTGGAAGAGCTGGGTCTCGAAACTGCAGAAGATGGGAATTATGATATTATCCCTCTTTTCAGCGTCGAGAGGCCGGAATGA
- a CDS encoding helicase RecD/TraA family: protein MLCRYERTIFKSDKGFCIFSYSTEDQSVPKEARNRSFYHDDKIHFTAIGYHLVASNAVEVELEGIWENSKHGLQLSVSMCKEIVPVDQAGILAYLSSGVIKGVGPEIAKAIVARFGDKTMEVLDKEPQKLLSIKGIAQRKLKAIIASYEETTALSDLMIYLAPFGVSMKKAAMIKEEFGDNSLKIVKSDPFQLCKIKGFGFMTVDSIARKTKVSLKHPMRYSGAINYVLDEARVSGHLFLTVDETVGQCYDLLNSDCEEEVVSEEDIRQAISNERVESRVYVEGSRVYLSYERMCEVKAAKRIVSMLLQEGFEEIDDLDEKIDRAEKNLHQRLAPSQRNAVKLCLSYPISIMTGGPGSGKTTTLRFILDIYQAAFPANEILLAAPTGRASRRMSEQTGKYASTLHSALGLVTEEDSPLNDTEMLSADLIVVDEFSMVDMRLAYVLLERIKPGAQLIIVGDADQLPSVGAGNVLREMIRSEKVPTAVLETVFRQASNSRIITNAHAINHNDTHLQYGDDFQMLEVQNSEEAAQLVIKNYLREVAIHGIEDVQILSPFRKRGAVASNALNETIRDLVNPPNNLKKEVKCGSRVFRVGDRIMQTVNRINVSNGDVGIITDMETEDDDTIVRVKLLDGRELSYSQEMLEDLEFSYCTTIHKSQGQEYPVIIVPLLKEHYIMLRRNLLYTAVTRAKAKVILIGQKQAVFIAIHKCDVGQRNTVLADRIVAYYNRELSKRVT, encoded by the coding sequence ATGCTATGTCGATATGAGCGCACCATCTTCAAGTCGGATAAGGGCTTCTGCATCTTCTCCTACAGCACCGAGGATCAGTCGGTTCCCAAGGAAGCGCGCAACCGATCGTTCTACCATGACGACAAAATCCACTTCACGGCAATCGGCTATCATCTCGTGGCTTCCAATGCAGTGGAGGTAGAGCTGGAGGGCATCTGGGAGAACTCGAAGCATGGTCTTCAGTTATCGGTCTCGATGTGTAAGGAGATCGTTCCTGTAGATCAGGCCGGTATCCTCGCATACCTGAGTAGTGGTGTAATTAAGGGCGTTGGCCCGGAAATTGCCAAAGCCATTGTTGCAAGGTTTGGGGATAAGACCATGGAGGTGCTGGACAAGGAGCCACAGAAGCTGCTGAGCATCAAGGGAATCGCCCAGAGGAAGCTCAAGGCCATCATCGCCTCCTATGAGGAGACAACGGCCCTGAGCGACCTTATGATCTACTTGGCGCCGTTTGGCGTTTCAATGAAGAAGGCTGCGATGATCAAAGAAGAGTTCGGCGACAACAGCCTGAAGATCGTGAAGTCGGATCCCTTCCAGCTTTGTAAGATCAAAGGGTTTGGCTTTATGACCGTGGATTCGATTGCCCGCAAAACCAAGGTAAGCCTAAAGCATCCTATGCGATACTCCGGCGCAATCAATTATGTGCTGGATGAGGCAAGGGTATCTGGACATCTCTTCCTGACCGTTGATGAGACTGTGGGCCAATGCTATGACCTGCTCAACTCGGATTGTGAAGAAGAGGTGGTCTCCGAGGAGGATATCCGGCAGGCCATCTCCAATGAGCGTGTTGAGTCCCGTGTCTATGTCGAGGGATCTCGTGTGTACCTGAGCTATGAGCGTATGTGTGAGGTTAAAGCTGCTAAGCGGATTGTTTCCATGCTCCTACAGGAAGGATTTGAGGAAATCGATGACTTGGATGAAAAGATTGACCGGGCGGAGAAGAACTTGCATCAGAGGCTGGCCCCTTCTCAGCGCAATGCTGTGAAGCTGTGCTTGTCCTATCCCATATCCATCATGACTGGTGGACCGGGCAGCGGCAAGACGACGACGCTAAGGTTTATCTTGGACATCTACCAGGCCGCGTTCCCGGCAAACGAGATCCTTTTGGCTGCGCCCACCGGCAGAGCCAGCCGGCGAATGTCGGAGCAAACGGGAAAATATGCCTCCACGCTTCACTCAGCTCTTGGTCTGGTCACCGAAGAGGACAGTCCACTCAACGATACGGAAATGCTCTCTGCAGATCTCATCGTGGTGGATGAGTTCTCTATGGTGGATATGCGCCTTGCGTATGTGCTGCTGGAGCGAATCAAGCCAGGAGCCCAACTGATCATCGTAGGTGATGCTGACCAGCTTCCATCTGTCGGTGCCGGCAATGTGTTGCGGGAGATGATCCGTAGCGAGAAGGTGCCAACGGCAGTTTTGGAAACGGTATTCCGGCAGGCATCCAATAGTCGGATCATCACCAATGCCCATGCAATCAATCATAATGACACACACTTACAGTATGGGGATGACTTCCAAATGCTCGAAGTGCAAAACTCGGAAGAGGCAGCGCAGCTGGTCATTAAAAACTATCTGCGCGAAGTTGCAATTCATGGCATAGAGGATGTTCAGATCCTATCGCCGTTTCGGAAGCGTGGCGCTGTGGCGTCCAATGCATTGAACGAGACGATACGGGATCTCGTAAACCCTCCGAACAACCTGAAAAAGGAAGTGAAGTGTGGCAGCCGGGTCTTCCGTGTGGGCGATCGCATTATGCAGACTGTAAACAGGATCAATGTGTCGAATGGCGATGTCGGTATCATAACCGACATGGAGACAGAGGATGATGATACGATCGTGCGTGTCAAGCTTCTGGATGGGCGTGAGCTGAGCTATTCGCAGGAAATGTTGGAGGACCTTGAGTTTTCCTACTGTACGACCATCCATAAGAGCCAAGGACAAGAGTATCCGGTCATCATCGTTCCTCTTCTGAAGGAGCACTATATCATGTTGCGGCGAAACCTGCTCTATACAGCGGTGACCAGAGCCAAGGCAAAGGTTATTCTGATCGGGCAGAAACAAGCCGTATTTATTGCGATCCACAAATGTGATGTGGGTCAACGGAACACCGTCCTCGCTGATCGAATCGTGGCTTACTACAACCGCGAGCTCAGCAAGCGAGTGACTTGA
- a CDS encoding DNA-binding helix-turn-helix protein, whose product MKTTGEKIREGRANLGITQTELAEKIGVTLRTISKYEKQGVMPRGANLQKLAEVLGVSIAYLSNDEIVDPAYGLEESPYIESARAVYGKRGAADVEQLLTQTRALFAGGDVPEEDKELFFQAVTEAYFANKQRASEKFTRKDYKK is encoded by the coding sequence ATGAAAACGACTGGAGAAAAAATCAGAGAAGGCCGTGCAAACCTGGGCATTACCCAGACTGAGCTGGCCGAAAAGATTGGCGTTACGCTGCGCACGATCTCCAAATATGAAAAGCAGGGTGTGATGCCTCGTGGTGCCAATTTGCAAAAGTTGGCCGAGGTTCTTGGCGTTTCCATCGCGTATCTGAGCAACGATGAGATCGTAGATCCCGCTTACGGACTCGAGGAATCTCCTTACATTGAGAGTGCTCGGGCAGTCTACGGTAAGAGAGGCGCCGCTGATGTCGAGCAACTACTGACTCAGACCAGAGCCCTCTTCGCCGGTGGCGATGTACCGGAGGAAGATAAGGAACTCTTCTTCCAGGCAGTCACCGAGGCTTATTTTGCCAACAAGCAGCGTGCCAGCGAGAAGTTCACCCGCAAGGATTATAAGAAATAA
- a CDS encoding DNA polymerase IV, which produces MGGRVVLHSDLNNCYASIECMLHPELRGKYIAVCGSTEDRHGIVLAKNQLAKQCGVKTGEVIWEARQKCPQLTIVPPHMDQYLKFSRIVRAIYLRYSPEVESFGIDESWIELTGSPLLAHKTPAEIANEIRKAVKEEVGLTVSIGVSFNKIFAKLGSDMKKPDAVTEITEASFKEQIWPLPASELLCVGRATTERLRCYGIHTIGDLAKADRQMLVRLLGINGEKLWIFANGLDQSRVMPCDYDPPIKSVGHGITCTDDLLSKDEVRHVLMELSQEVGLKLRKNKLAATRVRISVRDNTLSHREYQGKLTFPTQSYTEIAAAGFELFCKKHTWNNNIRSLTISAIDLIPSDTPIQLDLWSDFTKHNKRLILERTMEDIRRRYGLHSINFAALTTGLKMPAHREVEYKMPSVMYH; this is translated from the coding sequence ATGGGAGGTCGGGTTGTATTGCATAGCGACCTCAATAACTGCTATGCGAGTATTGAATGTATGCTGCATCCGGAATTGCGTGGAAAGTACATTGCGGTTTGCGGCAGCACGGAGGATCGTCATGGAATTGTTCTTGCAAAGAATCAGTTGGCAAAGCAGTGTGGGGTGAAGACAGGTGAAGTGATTTGGGAGGCGCGCCAAAAGTGTCCGCAATTAACGATCGTCCCTCCGCACATGGATCAGTACCTGAAGTTTTCCAGGATTGTGCGTGCAATCTATCTGCGGTATTCCCCGGAAGTGGAGTCCTTCGGCATCGATGAGAGTTGGATCGAGCTCACCGGCTCGCCCCTTTTGGCACATAAGACACCGGCCGAGATAGCCAACGAGATCCGAAAGGCAGTAAAGGAAGAAGTAGGGCTTACCGTATCTATCGGGGTCAGCTTCAATAAGATTTTCGCCAAGCTGGGATCCGATATGAAGAAACCGGATGCCGTAACAGAAATCACGGAAGCGTCCTTCAAGGAGCAAATCTGGCCCTTGCCAGCGTCGGAACTTCTCTGTGTTGGACGAGCCACCACAGAAAGGCTGCGGTGCTACGGGATCCACACCATCGGAGATCTGGCCAAAGCAGATCGTCAGATGCTTGTCCGACTGCTCGGAATCAACGGCGAGAAACTGTGGATCTTCGCCAATGGACTTGATCAGTCCCGCGTGATGCCCTGCGACTATGATCCTCCCATCAAAAGCGTTGGTCACGGCATTACCTGCACGGATGACTTGCTCTCGAAAGATGAAGTGCGCCATGTTCTCATGGAGCTTTCTCAGGAAGTTGGGCTGAAGCTCCGGAAGAATAAGCTGGCTGCCACACGGGTCCGCATCAGCGTCCGCGACAACACCCTCTCGCATCGGGAATACCAAGGAAAACTGACATTTCCAACGCAAAGCTACACGGAAATTGCAGCGGCAGGCTTTGAACTGTTCTGCAAGAAGCATACCTGGAACAACAATATCCGGTCTCTGACCATCAGCGCAATCGACCTTATCCCGTCTGACACGCCGATCCAGCTCGATCTCTGGTCAGACTTTACCAAGCACAACAAGCGCCTCATCCTGGAGCGCACCATGGAAGACATCCGTCGCCGCTATGGCCTCCATTCCATCAATTTCGCCGCACTCACCACGGGGCTGAAGATGCCTGCCCATCGGGAGGTTGAATACAAGATGCCCTCTGTTATGTATCACTGA
- a CDS encoding sigma-70 family RNA polymerase sigma factor, whose amino-acid sequence MKTIKIKDYYGIYQEIPVSDELYEEWRALQNETQRIHRKEVYHRDWTPMDDLEEMPQHFTLNELEDALIWDEQVVKLYAAISQLTPIQQRRIRMLMDDMSIREIARQEGCHMNAALKSVNGALKKLRGLLQDH is encoded by the coding sequence ATGAAGACAATCAAAATCAAGGACTACTATGGCATTTATCAGGAAATTCCCGTCAGCGATGAGCTGTACGAAGAATGGCGTGCGCTGCAGAACGAAACTCAGCGTATTCATCGAAAGGAAGTATATCACCGCGACTGGACCCCGATGGACGATCTGGAGGAAATGCCGCAGCACTTTACGCTTAACGAGCTTGAGGACGCTCTGATCTGGGATGAGCAGGTCGTAAAGCTCTATGCGGCGATTTCTCAGTTGACGCCCATCCAGCAGCGCCGCATCCGTATGCTCATGGATGATATGTCAATCCGTGAGATTGCAAGGCAGGAAGGCTGCCATATGAACGCTGCATTGAAGTCGGTCAACGGAGCCCTCAAGAAGCTCCGGGGCCTTCTGCAAGACCACTAA
- a CDS encoding site-specific recombinase DNA encodes MSNKRFGYVRVSTTDQNEDRQVLELLESGIEERDIYVDKQSGRSFERTNYLALRNTILRKGDVLVVKSIDRFGRNYSAIRAEWEFLTKTLGVDIVVLDTPILDTTQYKDLLGSVITDIVLAVLSFGAQLEVDTKSKAQAEGIAAAHLKGVKFGRPRCTVEGWDTYYPQWKQGQITAVQCYKQLGISASTFYRLVRKYELEDESE; translated from the coding sequence ATGAGTAACAAACGCTTTGGTTACGTTCGCGTGTCCACCACGGATCAGAATGAGGATCGACAGGTTCTGGAACTCCTGGAGTCTGGGATCGAAGAGCGTGATATCTATGTGGACAAGCAGAGTGGCCGCAGCTTTGAGAGAACCAACTATTTGGCCCTGCGCAACACCATCTTGCGAAAAGGAGATGTGTTAGTTGTCAAAAGCATCGACCGCTTCGGTCGCAACTACTCTGCCATCCGCGCGGAATGGGAGTTTCTCACAAAGACTCTTGGTGTTGATATCGTTGTTTTGGACACCCCCATCCTCGACACCACCCAATATAAGGACCTGCTTGGTAGCGTCATCACCGATATCGTCCTCGCTGTGCTCTCTTTCGGAGCACAGCTTGAGGTCGATACCAAGTCTAAGGCACAGGCAGAGGGCATTGCCGCTGCACACCTGAAAGGCGTCAAGTTTGGCCGGCCACGATGCACCGTCGAAGGCTGGGATACCTACTACCCCCAGTGGAAGCAGGGCCAAATCACCGCTGTCCAGTGCTATAAACAGCTCGGGATCAGCGCATCTACATTCTACCGTCTTGTACGGAAATATGAATTGGAGGACGAAAGCGAATGA
- a CDS encoding transcriptional regulator AraC family: MSTNLHVMGNRIRTARQFRKLTAEQLSEQLGIATESLRHIENGTRRPSYALLDNISDILDVSLDYLAGKTELPLERRVRRELENMGLTKAQEDACVEIALNAIPVIKRIC, translated from the coding sequence ATGAGCACCAATTTACATGTAATGGGCAACCGAATACGGACTGCGAGGCAATTCAGGAAACTGACTGCGGAACAACTCTCTGAGCAGCTTGGCATTGCCACGGAGTCTCTGCGCCATATCGAAAATGGTACCAGACGACCCAGCTACGCTCTGTTAGACAACATTTCGGATATACTCGATGTGTCCCTGGATTACCTCGCCGGTAAAACTGAACTTCCCCTCGAGCGCAGAGTACGCCGGGAACTTGAGAATATGGGCCTGACAAAAGCCCAAGAGGACGCTTGTGTGGAGATCGCACTCAATGCGATACCTGTCATAAAACGAATCTGCTAA
- a CDS encoding site-specific recombinases has translation MTGYILRHEAHFRAVMEEQLWLESSEQIRIRRKRLERNENSIAELKRLFIRIYEDNACGRLSDERFDMLSLTYETEQKQLETECVTLRQEIEVQERQNENVEKFIQTAHKYVGIDKLDGYALRELVSAIYVDAPDKSSGKRVQHIHIQYDGLGFIPLNELMKEETA, from the coding sequence GTGACGGGCTACATTCTGCGGCATGAGGCACATTTCCGTGCAGTGATGGAGGAACAACTCTGGCTGGAAAGCAGTGAGCAGATCCGCATCCGAAGGAAACGGCTGGAACGGAACGAAAACAGCATCGCTGAACTGAAACGGCTGTTCATCCGGATTTACGAGGACAACGCCTGCGGACGGCTGAGTGATGAGCGCTTCGATATGCTGAGCCTGACCTATGAAACGGAGCAGAAGCAGTTGGAGACCGAGTGCGTAACTTTGCGACAGGAAATTGAAGTACAGGAACGACAGAACGAAAACGTTGAGAAGTTCATTCAGACGGCGCACAAGTATGTGGGCATCGATAAGCTGGACGGCTACGCACTGCGGGAACTGGTGTCCGCCATCTATGTGGACGCACCGGACAAATCCAGCGGGAAGCGTGTGCAGCACATTCACATCCAGTACGATGGGCTGGGCTTCATCCCGCTGAATGAGCTGATGAAAGAGGAAACGGCGTGA
- a CDS encoding site-specific recombinases, which translates to MQYAREHHFPNPTFFVDDGVSGVTYDRPGFQAMLAEIEAGRVAVAIAKDLSRLGRNSALTGLYTNFTFPQNGVRFIAINDNYDTIDPNRVDNDFAGIKNWFNEFYARDTSRKIRAVQKAKGERGVPLTTNVPYGYVKELENPRRWVVDPVAADVVKRIFDLCMKGRGPMQITNQLKADKVLTPSAYRALQGIKTPNKKPEDPCDWHSSTVVAILERREYTGCTVNFKTYTNSIWDKKQRDNPLEKQAIFPNTHEAIIEEAVFEKVQQVRQQRHRKTRTGRSSIFSGLVYCADCGEKLYYGATNNYRPEGAFFDCSLH; encoded by the coding sequence TTGCAGTATGCCAGGGAGCATCACTTCCCCAACCCAACCTTTTTCGTGGATGACGGTGTAAGCGGTGTGACCTATGACCGTCCCGGCTTTCAGGCCATGCTGGCCGAAATCGAGGCGGGACGGGTGGCCGTGGCGATCGCCAAAGACCTTTCCAGACTGGGCCGCAACTCCGCGCTGACCGGGCTTTACACCAACTTCACCTTTCCGCAGAACGGTGTTCGTTTCATCGCCATCAACGACAACTACGACACCATTGACCCTAACCGTGTGGACAACGATTTTGCGGGCATCAAAAACTGGTTCAACGAGTTCTATGCCCGGGACACCAGCCGCAAGATCAGAGCCGTCCAGAAAGCCAAGGGTGAGCGAGGCGTACCCCTGACCACCAATGTGCCCTATGGCTATGTAAAAGAACTGGAGAACCCCCGCCGCTGGGTGGTTGACCCGGTAGCCGCTGATGTGGTGAAACGCATCTTCGACCTGTGTATGAAGGGCCGTGGTCCCATGCAGATCACCAACCAACTGAAAGCGGACAAGGTGCTAACGCCCAGCGCATACAGGGCCTTGCAGGGCATCAAGACCCCAAACAAGAAACCGGAGGACCCCTGCGACTGGCACAGCAGTACCGTTGTGGCGATTCTGGAACGGCGGGAGTACACGGGCTGTACGGTGAACTTCAAGACCTATACCAACTCCATCTGGGACAAGAAGCAGCGGGACAATCCCCTTGAGAAGCAAGCCATCTTCCCCAATACACATGAGGCCATCATCGAGGAAGCCGTGTTTGAGAAGGTACAGCAGGTGCGCCAGCAGCGGCATCGCAAGACCCGTACAGGCCGAAGCAGCATCTTTTCCGGGCTGGTGTACTGTGCCGACTGCGGTGAGAAGCTGTATTACGGGGCGACGAACAATTACCGACCGGAGGGCGCGTTCTTTGACTGTTCTCTCCATTAG
- a CDS encoding TetR family transcriptional regulator: MRRTTATTDYLKECMGTALLELMKEKPIEKISIEEMTAKADVGRSTYFRYFKSKDEVLSFKITCLWKRFSDEHGATNFATGSYDGIRLFFEFCLSTRPICDLLYSADRQYVILNFYLQEAASIVANADAKTHYFIQFITYGLFGLMNAWVLRGYKETPQEMAQIVCDWEASSEEK; encoded by the coding sequence ATGCGAAGGACAACGGCTACAACAGACTATCTGAAAGAATGTATGGGTACAGCGTTGCTGGAACTAATGAAAGAAAAACCCATTGAAAAAATCAGTATTGAGGAGATGACTGCCAAGGCAGATGTAGGTCGCTCCACTTATTTCCGTTATTTCAAAAGTAAAGATGAAGTTCTGTCTTTCAAAATCACATGTCTGTGGAAGCGCTTTTCCGACGAACACGGTGCTACCAACTTCGCCACTGGTAGTTATGACGGCATCAGGCTGTTTTTTGAATTTTGCCTTTCCACTCGTCCTATTTGTGATCTGCTCTACTCAGCTGATCGCCAATATGTGATTCTAAACTTCTATTTACAAGAAGCGGCATCCATTGTCGCTAATGCCGATGCCAAAACGCACTACTTTATCCAATTTATTACATATGGATTGTTTGGGCTTATGAATGCGTGGGTATTACGAGGCTATAAAGAAACCCCACAGGAAATGGCACAAATAGTTTGCGATTGGGAAGCATCTTCGGAGGAGAAATAA